The candidate division KSB1 bacterium genome includes a region encoding these proteins:
- a CDS encoding biotin/lipoyl-binding protein, with amino-acid sequence MNYIARIRDKEFKLKLDDRGDQVVATINGQSIPIQLREIDGSHVYSALVGNRSFEIEIRRNDAGYKVFHKGRSFEFVVEDERTAQLKKSMRQAVSHKIEQELKAPMPGLVVAIEVKPGQQIKKGDGLLIIEAMKMENEIRAPFDCVVKEIKVQEKQAVEKGQVLVVFGA; translated from the coding sequence ATGAATTATATTGCCAGAATTCGAGATAAAGAATTCAAGCTAAAACTGGACGACCGTGGTGATCAGGTGGTGGCAACTATCAACGGCCAATCGATCCCGATCCAATTGCGGGAGATCGATGGCAGCCATGTCTATTCTGCGCTGGTTGGCAATCGCTCGTTTGAAATCGAAATCCGACGTAATGATGCTGGTTATAAAGTTTTTCACAAAGGGAGATCATTTGAATTTGTCGTGGAAGACGAACGGACCGCTCAATTGAAAAAATCAATGCGACAGGCGGTCTCTCATAAAATCGAACAGGAATTAAAGGCACCCATGCCAGGATTAGTTGTGGCAATTGAAGTGAAACCTGGGCAACAGATAAAAAAGGGCGATGGCTTGCTCATTATCGAAGCGATGAAAATGGAAAATGAGATAAGGGCGCCGTTTGATTGTGTGGTGAAAGAGATAAAGGTTCAGGAGAAACAAGCAGTGGAGAAAGGGCAGGTATTGGTGGTGTTTGGGGCATAG
- a CDS encoding hydroxymethylglutaryl-CoA synthase gives MAGIVGYGAYIPRNRIKVEEIAKIWGADAPSYKKGLLLQEKSVPAPDQDTITMSVEATRNALQRAGIDPRKIGAVYIGSESHPYAVKPSGTVVAEAINAVPECHNADLEFACKAGTEGMFICLGLVDAGLIEYGLGIGADTSQGAPGDALEYSAAAGAAAFIMGKKDLVAECLMTYSYMTDTPDFWRREHQFYPSHGGRFTGEPAYFKHIRGAGEGIMKKAGKKPADFKYAVFHQPNGKFPLRVGKMLGFEKEQLLPGLVCPELGNTYSGASPLGLTAILDQAQPGELILMVSFGSGAGSDAFIWRVTDRIKQVQDKAPKTWDMLRNNKKYLDYGTYAKFRGKILKKE, from the coding sequence ATGGCAGGAATTGTCGGCTATGGGGCGTACATCCCCCGCAATCGAATCAAGGTCGAGGAAATTGCTAAAATCTGGGGAGCGGATGCGCCGAGTTATAAGAAGGGACTATTGTTGCAGGAGAAATCGGTGCCAGCGCCAGATCAGGATACGATCACGATGTCGGTCGAGGCAACTCGCAATGCGCTACAACGGGCGGGGATCGATCCTCGGAAAATCGGTGCGGTTTATATTGGATCGGAATCACATCCGTATGCGGTGAAACCCAGCGGGACGGTGGTGGCCGAGGCGATCAACGCAGTTCCTGAATGCCACAATGCGGATCTGGAGTTCGCCTGTAAGGCAGGCACTGAAGGCATGTTCATTTGTCTGGGCCTGGTGGATGCAGGTTTGATTGAATATGGGCTTGGCATCGGCGCTGATACCTCACAGGGCGCTCCTGGCGATGCGCTGGAATATTCGGCAGCGGCTGGTGCAGCGGCATTCATCATGGGCAAAAAGGATCTGGTGGCTGAATGTTTGATGACCTATTCCTACATGACGGATACGCCCGATTTTTGGCGGCGGGAGCATCAGTTTTATCCCAGCCATGGCGGCAGATTCACGGGCGAGCCCGCCTATTTTAAGCATATTCGGGGAGCAGGCGAAGGCATTATGAAAAAAGCGGGCAAAAAGCCAGCGGATTTTAAATATGCGGTTTTTCATCAGCCCAATGGCAAATTTCCGCTGCGGGTCGGCAAAATGCTCGGCTTTGAAAAGGAGCAGCTTCTGCCAGGATTGGTGTGCCCCGAACTCGGCAACACCTATTCAGGCGCCTCGCCGCTCGGCCTGACGGCTATTCTGGATCAGGCGCAACCTGGTGAACTGATTCTGATGGTCTCCTTCGGCTCGGGCGCTGGCAGCGATGCTTTCATTTGGCGAGTGACCGATCGCATCAAACAGGTTCAGGACAAGGCGCCGAAGACCTGGGACATGCTTCGCAATAATAAAAAATACCTGGACTATGGGACGTATGCCAAGTTCAGGGGGAAGATTCTCAAAAAAGAATAA
- a CDS encoding thiolase domain-containing protein — protein MREVAIIGVGMNKWGELWEKSINDIFVEAALEAIDDAGVDHLDAMYVGCMSGGLFNGQEHLASLLSDYLGMGPIPATRVESACASGGLAVKSAIIEVMSGNAEIVLAGGVEKMTDVSGDQATYALATAADQEYEVYQGVTFPGLYAMMARAHMHKYGTTRKQLAAVAVKNHDNGSLNPLAQFPQKVTLDEVMNSVMVADPLRILDCSPITDGAAAIIVCSLETAKKISKKPIVKVIGLGHATDSIALHSRSDLTSLNAVKLAGERAYKMAGKTPADIDLVEVHDCFTIAEIIVTEALGFFEPGKGGPAAESGQTARDGKIPVNTSGGLKSKGHPVGATGVAQVIEVVKQLRGEAGKRQIEKARIGMTQNMGGSGGSSVVHILEKI, from the coding sequence ATGCGAGAAGTCGCTATTATCGGAGTTGGGATGAATAAATGGGGCGAGTTGTGGGAGAAATCGATCAATGATATATTTGTCGAGGCGGCGCTCGAGGCCATCGACGATGCGGGCGTCGATCATCTCGATGCCATGTACGTCGGCTGCATGTCGGGCGGGCTGTTCAATGGCCAGGAGCATCTGGCGTCGTTGTTATCTGATTATCTGGGCATGGGACCCATTCCTGCTACCCGTGTGGAATCGGCCTGCGCTTCGGGCGGGCTGGCGGTCAAATCGGCAATCATTGAAGTGATGTCTGGCAACGCTGAGATCGTTCTGGCAGGTGGTGTGGAAAAAATGACTGATGTTTCTGGCGATCAAGCAACGTATGCCCTGGCCACAGCAGCGGATCAGGAGTACGAGGTTTATCAGGGAGTGACTTTTCCTGGCTTATATGCCATGATGGCTCGAGCGCACATGCACAAATATGGCACGACGAGGAAGCAATTGGCGGCTGTGGCGGTCAAAAATCATGACAATGGTTCCTTAAATCCGCTGGCGCAATTTCCACAGAAAGTCACGCTGGATGAAGTAATGAATTCCGTCATGGTGGCCGATCCGCTGCGGATTCTGGATTGCTCCCCCATTACCGATGGCGCTGCTGCGATCATCGTTTGTTCACTGGAAACCGCAAAAAAAATCAGCAAGAAGCCGATCGTAAAAGTTATCGGATTGGGACATGCCACGGATTCTATTGCTTTACATTCCAGAAGCGATCTGACGTCATTGAATGCTGTGAAATTGGCTGGAGAACGGGCTTATAAAATGGCGGGCAAAACGCCAGCGGACATCGATCTGGTGGAGGTACACGATTGCTTCACCATCGCTGAAATTATCGTTACTGAAGCCCTGGGATTTTTCGAGCCAGGCAAAGGCGGGCCAGCGGCTGAATCGGGTCAGACCGCCCGTGATGGCAAAATTCCCGTCAACACCAGCGGCGGATTGAAGTCCAAAGGCCATCCTGTCGGCGCCACAGGCGTCGCTCAGGTCATCGAAGTGGTGAAACAGCTTCGGGGCGAAGCAGGCAAACGACAGATCGAAAAGGCTCGGATTGGGATGACGCAGAATATGGGGGGAAGTGGTGGGAGTTCGGTGGTTCATATTCTTGAGAAGATCTGA
- a CDS encoding Zn-ribbon domain-containing OB-fold protein, which produces MSVPAYRRAMPQRYRYEAGKCKSCGKIFFPPRLICDACKSREFETITLNREGVVKTYTVIHVAPSQFVDQAPYAIGVVELKDGVSLLTQIVDCEFEDLKIGMPVRLEFRKISEDGKAGIIHYGYKCVPI; this is translated from the coding sequence ATGTCCGTTCCTGCATATCGAAGAGCCATGCCGCAACGCTATCGTTATGAAGCTGGCAAATGCAAAAGCTGTGGCAAAATCTTTTTCCCGCCTCGATTGATCTGTGATGCCTGCAAATCACGGGAATTCGAAACCATCACGCTGAATCGGGAGGGTGTTGTCAAGACTTATACTGTGATCCATGTGGCGCCCAGCCAGTTTGTGGATCAGGCGCCGTACGCCATCGGTGTGGTGGAACTAAAGGATGGCGTCAGCTTATTGACGCAAATTGTCGATTGTGAATTTGAAGATTTGAAAATAGGCATGCCTGTCCGATTGGAATTTCGGAAGATTTCTGAGGATGGCAAGGCAGGGATTATTCATTATGGGTACAAATGCGTGCCTATTTGA
- a CDS encoding type II toxin-antitoxin system HicB family antitoxin gives MSYKISIVIEKDEYGFYAYCPELKGCQSQGDSLDEVLANIKEAIELYLETLSEEEKVSFLSKEIFTTTMEVQFA, from the coding sequence ATGTCTTACAAGATCAGCATCGTAATCGAGAAAGATGAATACGGCTTCTATGCCTATTGTCCAGAACTAAAGGGATGCCAGAGCCAGGGGGATTCCCTGGATGAGGTTCTGGCAAATATCAAAGAGGCAATAGAACTCTATCTAGAAACATTATCCGAGGAAGAGAAAGTTTCTTTTTTAAGCAAAGAAATTTTCACGACCACGATGGAGGTTCAGTTTGCCTAA
- a CDS encoding type II toxin-antitoxin system HicA family toxin, which yields MPKQLRLTAAEAEKMLLKAGFELIRSKGSHRIYKKFDRRIVVPFHGNRMLHPKIVKQVIEAIEET from the coding sequence TTGCCTAAACAACTTCGCTTAACCGCTGCTGAAGCGGAAAAAATGCTTCTAAAAGCTGGTTTTGAATTGATTCGAAGTAAGGGAAGTCATCGAATTTATAAAAAATTTGATAGACGGATTGTTGTTCCTTTTCATGGCAATAGAATGCTGCACCCAAAAATCGTGAAACAAGTGATCGAAGCCATTGAGGAAACCTAG
- a CDS encoding PfkB family carbohydrate kinase produces MKIAQLAQILEKIHLVKVAVYGDFALDAYWFLDPRGGEISAETGLHSQAVKKHYYTLGGAANVVANLAALEPAEIKVIGVIGNDIFGREMIRQFVELGVNHDSLVIQNENFDTVVFSKIVLEGKEQPRIDFGFFNQRSPETDDKIITALADALNRCDALIFNQQVPNSLSNEKFIQNANALFDQFNDKVVLLDSRHYGHRFKNIYRKTNAVEAARLNGITADVLDQIDFEATKIHAQKLFDESGKPVFITRGSKGILVVDQAGSHEIPGIQFNKPIDPVGAGDTVVSALALCLGAGFSPVEAAEFANLAAAVTVQKLFMTGTASGKEILDLCREIGYI; encoded by the coding sequence ATGAAAATCGCACAACTCGCACAAATCCTCGAAAAAATTCACCTCGTCAAAGTCGCTGTCTACGGCGACTTTGCTTTAGATGCCTACTGGTTTCTCGATCCCCGAGGCGGGGAAATATCAGCAGAGACGGGCTTGCATTCTCAAGCGGTGAAAAAGCATTATTACACGCTAGGCGGAGCTGCCAATGTCGTGGCCAATTTAGCGGCACTCGAACCTGCTGAAATAAAAGTTATCGGAGTGATCGGCAATGATATTTTTGGCAGGGAGATGATTCGCCAGTTCGTTGAACTTGGCGTGAATCATGATTCGCTGGTAATCCAAAACGAAAATTTTGATACCGTGGTCTTTTCAAAAATTGTGCTCGAGGGCAAAGAACAACCACGAATCGATTTCGGATTTTTCAACCAGCGATCGCCTGAGACAGATGACAAAATCATTACCGCCCTTGCCGACGCCCTTAATAGATGCGATGCGTTGATCTTCAATCAACAGGTTCCAAATAGCCTGAGCAATGAGAAATTTATTCAGAACGCCAATGCGCTCTTTGATCAATTCAACGATAAAGTTGTGCTGCTGGATTCTCGGCATTATGGCCACCGTTTTAAGAATATCTATCGCAAGACCAATGCAGTTGAAGCAGCTCGACTGAATGGAATTACGGCAGATGTATTGGATCAAATCGACTTCGAGGCAACGAAAATTCATGCTCAAAAGCTTTTTGATGAATCGGGCAAGCCAGTTTTCATTACCAGGGGCTCAAAAGGAATTTTGGTGGTGGACCAAGCGGGTAGCCATGAAATACCAGGCATTCAATTCAACAAACCCATCGATCCTGTGGGCGCAGGGGATACGGTGGTGAGTGCTCTGGCTCTATGTTTGGGTGCTGGATTCTCTCCAGTTGAGGCTGCCGAATTCGCCAATCTCGCCGCCGCTGTGACAGTGCAAAAATTATTCATGACAGGGACGGCATCGGGTAAAGAAATACTTGATCTTTGTCGGGAGATTGGTTATATTTAA
- a CDS encoding YgiT-type zinc finger protein, producing the protein MTSQANNYWDYGKCEICDTPMEARLIKQNFWIRGELIVVEDVPAGVCPQCGEKVVKADVGHWLEELLTNTDQIARAPRISVPSIKFDVEMVAA; encoded by the coding sequence ATGACATCACAAGCAAACAATTACTGGGATTATGGCAAATGCGAAATTTGTGACACGCCAATGGAGGCAAGGCTGATCAAACAAAACTTCTGGATCCGAGGCGAGCTTATAGTCGTTGAGGATGTTCCCGCTGGCGTCTGTCCCCAATGTGGCGAAAAGGTGGTCAAGGCTGATGTGGGGCACTGGCTGGAAGAACTATTAACCAATACCGACCAGATTGCCAGAGCACCTCGCATTTCTGTGCCTTCGATTAAGTTCGATGTCGAAATGGTAGCAGCATGA
- a CDS encoding ZIP family metal transporter, translated as MIDRFTSLNPITQALIATCFTWFMTAAGSGVVFFFKTINRKVLDAMLGFAAGVMIAASYWSLLAPAIEMAEEGSLPPWIPATGGFLLGGAFLWVIDKLLPHLHAGFNTEKSEGIHTSWQRSVLLILAITLHNFPEGLAVGVAFGAISANLPAASLAGAMALAIGIGIQNFPEGAAVSIPLRREGFSRFRCFWYGQLSGVVEPIAGVIGAAAVILMRPILPYALAFAAGAMIYVVVEELIPESQFEKNTDYATVGAMLGFAVMMTLDVALG; from the coding sequence ATGATCGATAGATTTACAAGCCTGAATCCAATTACTCAAGCATTGATTGCCACCTGCTTTACCTGGTTTATGACTGCTGCGGGTTCTGGCGTGGTGTTCTTTTTCAAGACGATCAATCGAAAAGTTCTCGATGCCATGCTGGGCTTTGCCGCTGGCGTGATGATCGCCGCCAGCTATTGGTCGCTGTTGGCGCCTGCGATTGAGATGGCTGAGGAGGGCAGTCTGCCCCCATGGATTCCAGCGACGGGTGGCTTTTTGCTGGGCGGAGCCTTCTTGTGGGTTATAGATAAGCTTCTCCCCCACCTCCATGCAGGGTTCAATACTGAAAAATCAGAGGGAATTCATACCTCGTGGCAAAGAAGTGTGTTGCTGATCCTGGCCATTACGCTCCATAATTTTCCCGAGGGATTAGCCGTGGGAGTGGCGTTCGGCGCCATCAGTGCCAATCTCCCTGCCGCTTCTTTGGCGGGAGCCATGGCGCTGGCAATCGGTATCGGCATCCAGAATTTTCCCGAAGGGGCTGCCGTTTCAATACCCTTGCGGAGGGAAGGATTTTCCCGCTTCCGATGCTTCTGGTATGGGCAGCTTTCGGGTGTAGTCGAACCCATTGCGGGAGTGATTGGCGCTGCAGCCGTAATTTTGATGCGGCCGATTCTTCCCTACGCCCTGGCCTTTGCCGCTGGAGCGATGATTTATGTGGTGGTGGAAGAGCTGATCCCCGAATCGCAATTTGAAAAAAACACCGATTATGCCACCGTCGGCGCCATGCTGGGCTTTGCGGTGATGATGACGCTGGATGTGGCGCTGGGATAA
- a CDS encoding type II toxin-antitoxin system HicB family antitoxin, producing MYEHLIPIKIEPLEEGGYLATSEVLQGLIAQGRTIAETMEIAQDVARKLIESYLEHGDPLPFKLPDKKTAKIALNTNIPVSVVQ from the coding sequence ATGTACGAACATCTTATTCCGATAAAAATTGAACCGCTGGAGGAAGGCGGCTATTTGGCGACCAGCGAGGTCTTGCAAGGGCTCATTGCCCAGGGCAGAACAATTGCCGAAACCATGGAGATCGCTCAGGATGTGGCTCGAAAGCTGATAGAATCTTATCTTGAGCATGGCGATCCTTTGCCCTTTAAACTGCCTGATAAGAAAACTGCTAAAATTGCTTTGAATACGAATATTCCAGTATCAGTGGTTCAATGA